Within Kineothrix sp. MB12-C1, the genomic segment AGAAAATGAAAAGGCAGTATATGAAAGCTTCCTTAGCAAGAAGGAACTTGTAGTGGAAGAATTAAAAACGGAACTTAACGAGAAAAAAACTCCATATAGTTCTCTGCCGGTAGAGTATCAGGTATATGAAAGTTATATTACATCAATGCTTTATGCGAATGCTGTCATTATGGAAGAAGAAATCGATAAGTCAGACGCCACCTATATTGCATGGACGACGGATGAAGTAATCAGTCTTCATGAATATTTAAATTATATTATTTCTAAAAACTGGATTGATGTAACGAAGCTTGATCTTTCTAGTCAATATTCGAATTCAGATGAAATATATGCTCACTTATTAGAATACATTTTTGCAAATATCGATAATAATTCAGCATTTAATAAAAAGATATATAAATATATGATAAGAAATAACGATATATCCGGAAGGCAAATTTGCAGTATCTTGTTAGAGCAAGAGCTTGTAGAATTGGAGGAAGAAGAGCAGGAACGTTTCCAATCAGGGGTGATTTCCCCTTATGATTTTATGCTGGAGCGCATAAAACGTATGGATATTACGCCGGCCCAGCTTGCACTTGACCCTCATTCAGCGTCCTTAGTTATAACGGACGTCAATAATGGAGAAGTACTTGCTCTCGTTTCTTATCCGGGCTATGATAATAACCGGATGGCTAACGGAGTGGATGCCGATTATTTTTCATCGCTGTTAAATGACTTATCCACACCGATGATTAATTATGCAACCTATCAGAAAACTGCTCCCGGTTCTACCTTTAAGATGGTAACGGCAACCGCAGGTCTTATGGAGGGTGCCATTAATCCATCGAGTACTATCGTGTGTACCGGAACCTTCGATAAGATAGATCCTCCTCCCCATTGCTGGATATGGCCGAGAGGAAGTCATGGCTCTTTGAATGTATCGGGAGGTATACAGCATTCCTGCAATAACTTTTTTTATGAAGTAGGATACAGGCTCGGAACCTTAGGTGATCGATATGTTCCGGATATCGGGCTCCAAAAACTGACACAATATGCGGATATGTATGGATTGACGGAAGCATCCGGAGTGGAAATAGAAGAATCTTTACCGCAGGTTTCCGATGAAGATGCGGTTCGCTCTTCGATTGGACAAGGTACGAATAACTTTACAACTGTCGGACTTGCGCGATACGTTACAACAGTCGCGAACAGCGGAACGTGCTATAATTTAACATTATTAGATAAATTGACCGACCATAACAAGAATGTTTTGGAAGATTATTCAGCAGAAGTGAGAAATACGATTGATATGGATGCTTCTTATTGGGATAGCATTCATTCCGGCATGCGCAAAGTAGTGGAAGGCAAAGCTTACTACAATGATCTTAGTGTAAACGTTGCCGGAAAGACGGGTACCGCTCAGGAAAGCAAGAGCCGCCCGAATCATGCTCTCTTCATTGGCTATGCTCCTTATGAGAATCCGGAAATTGCAATTGCAGCCAGAGTGGCTAATGGCTATACTTCCGATTATACGGCCCAGATAGTAAAGGACGTTATCAAGTATTATTATAATCTGGCGGATGAAGAGGACTTAACAGGTGCTGCCCAGGCGCTTACCGGAGGCAGCATCAATACAGATTAATCGTAGAATGGAGATTTATAATGAAAAATGCTGTAATCATCAAAAGCTTTCAAAACGGGATTTCCGTATATCTGGACCCGTTACTTCCTTTTGAGGAATTATTAGAGGAGGTAGCCTTTAAGTTCAAGGAGTCCAGCCGTTTTTTCAAAAATGCGAAAATGGCAATTTCTTTGGATGGCAGGTCTTTGACGGAAGATGAAGAGCGCCGGGTTTTGGATGCGATAAGCATGAATTCAGACCTTCATATTGTATGCCTTGTAGGCAAAGATGAGGAGACGAATCAAAATTATTTGAAAGCGCTTCAGCAACTGGACTATGGCGATCTCGAACAGGAGAATGAAGGACATTTTTATCGTGGAACTTTAAGAAATGGGCAGATTTTAGAAACGGAATCAAGCATCGTAGTGTTAGGCGATGTTTACCCCGGAAGTTCCATTATTTCCACAAAAGATATCGTGATTCTGGGAGGGCTGTTTGGAAAGGCTTATGCCGGAGCAAATGGAGAGGAAGGTCATTTCGTTGTTGCACTTGAAATGTCGCCGGAGAAATTAAAAATTGGCGATTTCAAATATAAAAATAGCGATAGACAAATTAAATGGCCAATCAAACCAAAAGTACAACCGAAGATTGCTTATGTAAAAAACGACAGAGTTGTGATGGAACCCATTACTAAAGAATTACTGAGCGGCCTGGCATTATAAAATACATATACGCGCCAGGAGGACTCAGGGGACGAAATTATTCATTTTTGGAGGATAACTATGAGTGAAGTAATTGTCGTCACATCAGGAAAAGGCGGGGTAGGCAAGACCACTACCTCAGCAAATGTGGGTACAGGTCTGGCTGCGATGGGTAAAAAAGTAGTCCTTATCGATACAGATATCGGACTGAGGAATCTTGATGTTGTTATGGGACTTGAGAATCGGATTGTCTATAATCTGGTAGATGTTATTGAAGGAAAGTGTAGGGTAAAGCAAGCTCTTATCAGGGACAAGCGTCATCAGAGTCTCTATCTGATGCCCTCTGCACAGACGAGGGACAAATCTTCCGTAACGCCCCAGCAGATGATAAAGATGATTCACCAATTGAAGGAACAGTTCGACTACGTCATTTTGGATTGCCCGGCAGGAATTGAACAAGGCTTTCAAAATGCCATTGCAGGTGCCGACAGAGCGCTCGTCGTAACGACGCCGGAAGTGTCGGCGATTCGAGATGCTGACCGTATTATCGGTCTGCTGGAGGCTAATGAATTCAAACAAATCGACTTAATTATTAACCGGATGCGCTATGACATGGTGAAAAGGGGAGATATGATGAGTGCCGCAGACGTGGTGGACATCCTATCCATACCCTTAATCGGTATTGTACCAGACGATGAAAACGTAGTGATAGCAACCAATCAGGGAGAACCTCTTGTTGGAAATGATACAATGGCCGGACGAGCTTACCAGAATATCTGCGAGCGTGTGCTCGGCAAAGAAATCCCTTTCATTGATTTTGAAAAGACGGTTTCTTTCTGGACAAGAGTAACAGGTATATTCCATAAAAATTAAGGAGGTTTTTAAATGGGATTCGCGACATTTTTTAAAAGAAAGAGTTCCCGGGAAATAGCTAAAGACAGGCTGAAGATTTTATTGATATCCGACCGGGTAAATTGTTCTCCGGAAATGATGGAGATGATTAAGACGGATATTGCCAAAGTGATTTCAAAATATATGAAAATAGATGCAAAAAGCATGGAAATACAAATTACAAAGACCGGAACAAAGGGACGAGGCAAGATGCCGTCTCTGTATGCCAGCATTCCGATTATCGATGTAAATAAATAATTAAGGATTATTTTATCAACAGAAAGAAAAAACCGGGTATCCGGATTGGAGGGAAAATCTATGCTAAAACAATATAGAATACGGGATTATGACTTTAAACTTGTTCTTTTAGTGATTTCCCTTACTGTAATCGGCATTTTTGCGGTGGGCAGTGCAAAGGAGTCTATGCAAAAAACGCAAATTGCCGGTTTTATTCTCGGCTTATTTTTGATGCTTGTACTCTCACTTTTTGATTACTCTGTGTTATTAAAGCTAAATTGGTTGTTTTATATCGGCAATTTTGTTCTTCTGGCGTTAGTTGCGGTAATGGGAGAGACCAAGAATGGAGCCCAGCGCTGGATCGAATTGTTCGGAATTGAATTCCAACCGTCGGAAACTGCGAAAATCTTATTGATTCTGTTTTACGCACAGTTTATAATGAAACATAAGGAACGGCTCAACACATTTAAAAATATCGGCATATGTTGTATACTTATATTGCCGCCGCTCGCTTTTATCTTCAAACAGCCCAATCTATCGACAACGATCGTACTGGCAGTTGTTTTTTGTGTCATAATGTTTGTAGGTGGATTGCATTGGAAGATTGTATCCAGTGTGTTGGCGGTCATTGTTCCGGTATTTGTAATTACGCTGACCATAATCTTGCAGCCCGACCAATCACTAATACGTGGTTATCAGCAGACTCGTATTTTAGCCTGGCTGCATCCGGAAGAATATGCTACGACAGAGGCTTATCAACAGTTGAATTCCATCATGGCAATCGGCTCAGGGCAATTGGAGGGGAAGGGCTATAAGACGAATGTCATCAGTTCTGTGAAGAATGGTAATTTTATTTCAGAACCGCAGACAGACTTCATTTTTGCAGTTATTGGAGAAGAATTCGGCTTTGTCGGAACATGTACGGTAATTATTTTAGTGATTTTAATTACATTGGAATGCCTTTTAGTGGCACGAAGGGCCAAGGATCTTGCCGGTTCCATCATAGCTGCCGGAATGGCAGGTTTAATTGGATTTCAGGGCTTTTTGAATATAGGGGTAACTACGGGACTTCTTCCGAATACGGGAGTAACGTTGCCATTTGTAAGTTACGGTCTGACTTCACTTCTTAGCCTGTATATTGGAATCGGTTTTGTTTTAAACGTTGGCTTACAATGTAAAAGTAAATATTAACATAAGAGAGGGTATAACTATGAACATTGCACTGATTGCACATGATGCAAAAAAGAAGCTGATGCAGAACTTCTGTATCGCTTACAAGGGAATATTGAGCAAAAATGAGCTTTTTGCTACAGGAACGACAGGACGTTTAATCGAAGAAGTGACTAACTTAAATGTGCACAAATATCTTGCCGGACATCTGGGGGGGGAACAGCAGATAGGTGCGCAGATCGAACACAATGAAATGGATCTCGTTATCTTTCTTCGCGACCCATTAACACCGAAGTCACATGAGCCAGATGTTAACAATGTAGTACGTTTATGCGATGTGCATAACATTCCTTTGGCAACCAATCTCGCTTCGGCGGAACTTCTGATAAAATCCCTGGACAGAGGAGACTTAGAGTGGCGTGAGATGTATAAATAATAAAATTCTTCGTATGAATATAGGTATGGGAGCGATATGTGCCCTTCTTACGGGGTGTGGCAGCACGCCTTATAGCATGGCATATTCTCCCGATTATCCGGTTAGCAGCTACCGCATCTTTGATTTGGAAGAGAATGCGGATGTTGCCATACCTTTTGCTACTGATTTATGTGTGGTAGACGGTACTATTACCGGAGATGCAGAGATTACCAATTCCAGTTCAGCCGCTCTTTTTTCTTTATCTTCTGATGAAACATTGTATGCGAAAAATGTGCATGAGAAGCTGGCGCCAGCCAGCCTTACCAAGGTGATGACAGCGCTCGTAGCGTTAAAGTACGGTTCTCCTGATGAAGTTCTGACAGCATCATCAAATGTTAAGATTACGGAATCAGGGGCTCAGATGGCAGGCATCAAGGAGGGAGATCAGATGACTTTAATACAAGCACTTCATCTTCTTCTTATTAATTCTGCCAACGATGCTGCCGTTATGGTGGCAGAAGGAATTGGCGGAAGTGTGGAAGGCTTCAGCGAACTGATGAATCAGGAGGCGAAAGTGATCGGTGCTACTAATAGTAATTTTGTGAATCCTCATGGACTTACAGCAGATAATCATTATGTAACGGCATATGATATGTACCTTATATTCAATGCGGCTTTAGGCTATGAGCTGTTCAATGAGATTATTTCCATGCCTACCTATACTACCGTTTATAAGGATAGGAATGGGAATGACAAAGAGATTTCCGTGAATACGACAAATCTCTATTTGCAGGGAGAGACGAATGCTCCCGATGCGATAACTGTAATCGGAGGTAAGACCGGTACGACTAATGCTGCAGGACACTGTTTAATATTGCTTTCCAGAGACTCTTCAAGCAAGCCGTATATTTCTGTAATTCTCCGCTCCGAAGGGAGAGATACTCTCTATGGGGATATGACCGAATTGTTAAGCGAAATAAAGAATTAACAGTTGTTTTTTAATATAATATAAACTATAATATAGCTAGGCCTATTTAAAGATTTTTATAGGCCGAATTTACTATAGGAGGGTTCACCAATGGTTCGATTAATAGTAGGTAATAAGGGAAAAGGCAAAACAAAACATTTACTTGATATGGTAAATGCCGAAGTGAAAACAGCATCAGGAAATATTACATATTTAGACAAAAGCACGAAGCATATGTATGAATTGAACAATAAGATTCGTTTAATTAATGCAATGGATTACATGATTACGAACAGCGATGAATTTGTTGGTTTTATCTGCGGTATTATCTCTCAGGATCACGATTTGCAGCAGATGTATTTTGACAGCTTTTTGAAAATAGCATGTCTGGAGGATCAAGAAGTCCTTCCTACGATTGAGAAATTGGAAAAAATTGGAGAATCGTTTGGCGTACATTTCGTTTTAAGTATTTCCATAGAGGAAAATGAATTACCGGAAAGTCTGAAATCGAAGGTTGTTGTAGCTCTTTAATTATAATTGTATTGAAATCAGGA encodes:
- a CDS encoding penicillin-binding transpeptidase domain-containing protein, encoding MTIVFIALGAIMIYRVFLLQIVNGETYLNDFRLKTTKTRTLASTRGNIYDRNGNYLAYNELAYNVTLEDVYESGRSKNANLNETIYRLIQMIEQNGDSIVSDFNIILDSDGNYAFAVEDRQLKRFLADIYGYTTIDELMDKGYKYATKTADEVVNDLCATDRFGIGTYEEPGNSKSFVAQKGYTKEEIIKILTIRYALSTNSFQKYIATTVAYNVSQETVAVVMENASTLNGVDVAEDTVRRYVDSVYFSQIIGYTGKVSQEELISLQAEDGKYDLNDTVGKSGIEYSMEQQLQGTKGSEDVVVDNMGKVIETSNRIEPTAGNDLHLTIDKDLQEAVYNILESKLASILLTKIRNIKEYTPGENSGSSDILIPIDDVYFSLLNNNIIDMSDFTKPGAGENEKAVYESFLSKKELVVEELKTELNEKKTPYSSLPVEYQVYESYITSMLYANAVIMEEEIDKSDATYIAWTTDEVISLHEYLNYIISKNWIDVTKLDLSSQYSNSDEIYAHLLEYIFANIDNNSAFNKKIYKYMIRNNDISGRQICSILLEQELVELEEEEQERFQSGVISPYDFMLERIKRMDITPAQLALDPHSASLVITDVNNGEVLALVSYPGYDNNRMANGVDADYFSSLLNDLSTPMINYATYQKTAPGSTFKMVTATAGLMEGAINPSSTIVCTGTFDKIDPPPHCWIWPRGSHGSLNVSGGIQHSCNNFFYEVGYRLGTLGDRYVPDIGLQKLTQYADMYGLTEASGVEIEESLPQVSDEDAVRSSIGQGTNNFTTVGLARYVTTVANSGTCYNLTLLDKLTDHNKNVLEDYSAEVRNTIDMDASYWDSIHSGMRKVVEGKAYYNDLSVNVAGKTGTAQESKSRPNHALFIGYAPYENPEIAIAARVANGYTSDYTAQIVKDVIKYYYNLADEEDLTGAAQALTGGSINTD
- a CDS encoding septum site-determining protein MinC, coding for MKNAVIIKSFQNGISVYLDPLLPFEELLEEVAFKFKESSRFFKNAKMAISLDGRSLTEDEERRVLDAISMNSDLHIVCLVGKDEETNQNYLKALQQLDYGDLEQENEGHFYRGTLRNGQILETESSIVVLGDVYPGSSIISTKDIVILGGLFGKAYAGANGEEGHFVVALEMSPEKLKIGDFKYKNSDRQIKWPIKPKVQPKIAYVKNDRVVMEPITKELLSGLAL
- the minD gene encoding septum site-determining protein MinD — translated: MSEVIVVTSGKGGVGKTTTSANVGTGLAAMGKKVVLIDTDIGLRNLDVVMGLENRIVYNLVDVIEGKCRVKQALIRDKRHQSLYLMPSAQTRDKSSVTPQQMIKMIHQLKEQFDYVILDCPAGIEQGFQNAIAGADRALVVTTPEVSAIRDADRIIGLLEANEFKQIDLIINRMRYDMVKRGDMMSAADVVDILSIPLIGIVPDDENVVIATNQGEPLVGNDTMAGRAYQNICERVLGKEIPFIDFEKTVSFWTRVTGIFHKN
- the minE gene encoding cell division topological specificity factor MinE: MGFATFFKRKSSREIAKDRLKILLISDRVNCSPEMMEMIKTDIAKVISKYMKIDAKSMEIQITKTGTKGRGKMPSLYASIPIIDVNK
- a CDS encoding FtsW/RodA/SpoVE family cell cycle protein, translated to MLKQYRIRDYDFKLVLLVISLTVIGIFAVGSAKESMQKTQIAGFILGLFLMLVLSLFDYSVLLKLNWLFYIGNFVLLALVAVMGETKNGAQRWIELFGIEFQPSETAKILLILFYAQFIMKHKERLNTFKNIGICCILILPPLAFIFKQPNLSTTIVLAVVFCVIMFVGGLHWKIVSSVLAVIVPVFVITLTIILQPDQSLIRGYQQTRILAWLHPEEYATTEAYQQLNSIMAIGSGQLEGKGYKTNVISSVKNGNFISEPQTDFIFAVIGEEFGFVGTCTVIILVILITLECLLVARRAKDLAGSIIAAGMAGLIGFQGFLNIGVTTGLLPNTGVTLPFVSYGLTSLLSLYIGIGFVLNVGLQCKSKY
- a CDS encoding methylglyoxal synthase gives rise to the protein MNIALIAHDAKKKLMQNFCIAYKGILSKNELFATGTTGRLIEEVTNLNVHKYLAGHLGGEQQIGAQIEHNEMDLVIFLRDPLTPKSHEPDVNNVVRLCDVHNIPLATNLASAELLIKSLDRGDLEWREMYK
- a CDS encoding D-alanyl-D-alanine carboxypeptidase family protein, with translation MRCINNKILRMNIGMGAICALLTGCGSTPYSMAYSPDYPVSSYRIFDLEENADVAIPFATDLCVVDGTITGDAEITNSSSAALFSLSSDETLYAKNVHEKLAPASLTKVMTALVALKYGSPDEVLTASSNVKITESGAQMAGIKEGDQMTLIQALHLLLINSANDAAVMVAEGIGGSVEGFSELMNQEAKVIGATNSNFVNPHGLTADNHYVTAYDMYLIFNAALGYELFNEIISMPTYTTVYKDRNGNDKEISVNTTNLYLQGETNAPDAITVIGGKTGTTNAAGHCLILLSRDSSSKPYISVILRSEGRDTLYGDMTELLSEIKN
- a CDS encoding twitching motility protein PilT; translation: MVRLIVGNKGKGKTKHLLDMVNAEVKTASGNITYLDKSTKHMYELNNKIRLINAMDYMITNSDEFVGFICGIISQDHDLQQMYFDSFLKIACLEDQEVLPTIEKLEKIGESFGVHFVLSISIEENELPESLKSKVVVAL